A region of Pseudomonas marginalis DNA encodes the following proteins:
- the fliE gene encoding flagellar hook-basal body complex protein FliE, with protein MSQGIEFNRLMLDMRAMQMDAMAQPKSVAPAPELGQSSFADMLGQAINKVSDTQQASSQLATAFEIGKSGVDLTDVMVASQKASVSFQALTQVRNKLVQAYQDIMQMPV; from the coding sequence ATGAGCCAGGGTATTGAGTTCAATCGGTTGATGTTGGACATGCGCGCCATGCAGATGGATGCCATGGCTCAACCGAAATCCGTCGCGCCAGCGCCGGAATTGGGCCAAAGCAGCTTCGCCGACATGCTCGGCCAGGCCATCAACAAAGTCAGTGACACCCAGCAAGCTTCCAGCCAGTTGGCCACTGCGTTCGAAATCGGCAAAAGCGGCGTGGACCTCACCGATGTGATGGTCGCCTCGCAAAAGGCCAGCGTCTCCTTCCAGGCCCTGACCCAAGTGCGTAACAAGCTGGTTCAGGCCTATCAAGACATCATGCAGATGCCGGTTTAA
- a CDS encoding sigma-54-dependent transcriptional regulator, producing MAIKVLLVEDDRALREALADTLLLAGHDYRAVGSAEDALDAVEQEAFSLVVSDVNMPGMDGHQLLSLLRARQPQLPVLLMTAHGAVERAVDAMRQGAADYLVKPFEPKALIELVARHALGVIPANEGEGPIAFEPASAQLLELAARVARSDSTVLISGESGTGKEVLARYIHQQSTRAQQPFIAINCAAIPDNMLEATLFGHEKGSFTGAIAAQAGKFEQADGGTILLDEISEMPLGLQAKLLRVLQEREVERVGARKPIQLDIRVVATTNRDLAGEVAAGRFREDLFYRLSVFPLAWRPLRERPADIIPLAERLLNNHVKKMKHAQARLSAQAQACLVSYPWPGNVRELDNAIQRALILQQGGLIQPQDFCLAMGSGAAPLPSLAPAPVVAEAESAGALGDDLRRREFQMIIDTLRAERGRRKEAAERLGISPRTLRYKLAQMRDAGMDVEAYLFAT from the coding sequence ATGGCTATCAAGGTTTTGTTGGTGGAAGACGATCGCGCCCTGCGTGAAGCATTGGCTGACACGCTGTTGTTGGCGGGCCATGACTATCGGGCGGTCGGTTCTGCCGAGGACGCCTTGGACGCGGTGGAGCAGGAAGCCTTCAGCCTGGTGGTCAGCGACGTGAACATGCCCGGCATGGACGGCCATCAGCTGCTCAGCCTGCTGCGTGCGCGTCAGCCGCAACTGCCGGTGCTGCTGATGACCGCCCATGGTGCGGTGGAGCGTGCCGTGGACGCGATGCGCCAGGGCGCCGCGGATTACCTGGTCAAGCCCTTCGAGCCTAAAGCCCTGATCGAACTGGTGGCGCGCCACGCCCTGGGGGTGATCCCGGCCAACGAAGGCGAGGGCCCGATCGCCTTCGAGCCGGCCAGTGCACAATTGCTTGAGTTGGCGGCCCGTGTGGCGCGCAGTGATTCCACCGTGCTGATCTCCGGCGAGTCCGGCACCGGTAAAGAGGTGCTGGCGCGTTATATCCACCAGCAGTCGACCCGCGCCCAGCAACCGTTTATCGCCATCAACTGCGCGGCGATCCCCGACAACATGCTTGAGGCCACCCTGTTCGGTCATGAGAAAGGTTCGTTCACCGGTGCCATCGCGGCCCAGGCGGGCAAGTTCGAACAGGCCGATGGCGGCACCATTTTGCTGGATGAAATCTCGGAAATGCCCCTGGGCCTGCAAGCCAAGTTGCTGCGGGTGCTGCAAGAGCGGGAAGTGGAGCGGGTTGGCGCGCGCAAGCCGATCCAGTTGGACATCCGTGTGGTCGCCACCACCAACCGGGACCTCGCCGGCGAGGTGGCGGCGGGGCGCTTCCGGGAAGACCTGTTCTATCGGCTTTCGGTGTTCCCCCTGGCCTGGCGCCCGCTGCGTGAACGCCCGGCAGATATCATTCCGCTGGCCGAGCGCCTGCTGAACAACCACGTCAAAAAAATGAAGCACGCCCAGGCGCGGCTGTCGGCGCAAGCCCAGGCCTGCCTGGTGAGTTATCCATGGCCCGGCAACGTGCGGGAATTAGATAACGCCATCCAGCGCGCCCTGATCCTGCAGCAAGGCGGCTTGATCCAGCCCCAGGATTTCTGCCTGGCCATGGGCAGTGGTGCGGCGCCATTGCCCTCGTTGGCGCCTGCGCCGGTGGTTGCAGAGGCTGAGTCTGCCGGTGCCCTGGGCGACGACCTGCGTCGCCGCGAATTCCAGATGATCATCGACACCCTGCGCGCCGAGCGCGGCCGACGCAAAGAGGCCGCGGAGCGCCTGGGCATCAGCCCGCGCACCCTGCGCTACAAGCTGGCGCAGATGCGTGACGCCGGAATGGATGTGGAAGCGTATCTATTCGCCACGTAA
- a CDS encoding sensor histidine kinase — MPHAAQLSSAPAIQGLVPPVEPPTRQGLEQAFSQFSQMSSQLTDSYSLLEARVSELKGELAVVSAQRMEELAEKERLANRLQNLLSLLPGGVIVIDEEGRVREANPAACDMLGLPLEGELWRHVITRCFAPREDDGHEISLKDGRRLSIATRSLDAEPGQLVLLNDLTETRHLQDQLARHERLSSLGRMVASLAHQIRTPLSAALIYASHLTDEQLPAATHQRFAGRLKERLHELEHQVRDMLVFARGELPLTDRVTPAQLMQALQAAAAAHIQDVHVRWQCDSHLGELLCNRDTLVGSLLNLIENATQASGPGARLKVHLYNREQTLRLCISDSGSGIDPVVLKRLGEPFFTTKTNGTGLGLTVVKAVARAHQGELQLHSRVGRGTCALMTLPLFSCAASAE; from the coding sequence ATGCCCCACGCCGCCCAACTATCTTCGGCCCCTGCCATCCAGGGGCTGGTTCCGCCTGTCGAGCCGCCGACCCGCCAGGGTCTTGAGCAGGCGTTCTCGCAGTTCAGCCAGATGTCGAGCCAGCTGACCGACTCCTACAGCCTGCTGGAAGCCCGGGTCTCCGAGCTGAAAGGCGAACTGGCGGTAGTCAGCGCCCAGCGCATGGAAGAGTTGGCCGAAAAAGAGCGCCTGGCCAACCGTTTGCAAAACCTGTTGTCGCTGTTGCCCGGTGGCGTGATCGTCATCGATGAAGAAGGCCGCGTGCGTGAAGCCAACCCGGCGGCCTGCGACATGCTCGGCCTGCCGCTGGAAGGCGAGCTGTGGCGCCATGTCATCACCCGCTGCTTTGCGCCGCGTGAGGACGATGGCCACGAAATCTCCCTGAAGGACGGGCGCCGCCTGTCCATCGCCACCCGTTCCCTGGATGCGGAGCCGGGCCAGTTGGTGCTGCTTAACGACCTGACTGAAACCCGTCATCTGCAAGACCAGTTGGCGCGCCATGAGCGTTTGTCCTCGTTGGGGCGGATGGTCGCTTCGTTGGCGCATCAGATCCGTACGCCGTTGTCGGCCGCGTTGATCTACGCCAGTCATTTGACTGATGAGCAATTGCCCGCCGCCACGCACCAGCGCTTTGCCGGGCGCCTGAAGGAGCGTCTGCATGAGTTGGAGCACCAGGTCCGCGACATGCTGGTGTTTGCCCGCGGCGAATTGCCGCTGACCGACCGCGTGACGCCGGCCCAGCTGATGCAGGCCCTGCAAGCGGCGGCCGCTGCCCATATCCAGGACGTGCACGTGCGTTGGCAGTGCGACAGTCACCTCGGCGAGCTGCTCTGCAACCGCGACACCCTGGTGGGCTCGCTGCTCAACCTGATCGAAAACGCCACCCAGGCCAGCGGCCCCGGCGCGCGGCTCAAGGTGCACCTGTACAACCGCGAGCAAACCCTGCGCCTGTGCATCAGCGACAGCGGCAGCGGTATCGACCCGGTGGTGCTCAAGCGCCTGGGTGAACCCTTTTTCACCACCAAGACCAACGGTACCGGCCTGGGCCTGACCGTGGTCAAGGCGGTGGCGCGTGCCCATCAGGGAGAATTGCAGCTGCATTCCCGCGTTGGGCGTGGCACCTGTGCATTGATGACCTTGCCGCTGTTTTCATGCGCGGCAAGCGCGGAGTAA
- a CDS encoding sigma-54 dependent transcriptional regulator: MWRETKILLIDDDSVRRRDLAVILNFLGEENLPCGSHDWQQVVSSLSSSREVICVLIGTVNAPGAVLGLLKTLSTWDEFLPVLLIGDISSVDLPEDQRRRVLSTLEMPPSYSKLLDSLHRAQVYREMYDQARERGRHREPNLFRSLVGTSRAIQHVRQMMQQVADTDASVLILGESGTSKEVVARNLHYHSKRRDGPFVPVNCGAIPAELLESELFGHEKGAFTGAITSRAGRFELANGGTLFLDEIGDMPLPMQVKLLRVLQERTFERVGSNKTQSVDVRIIAATHKNLESMIEVGSFREDLYYRLNVFPIEMAPLRERVEDIPLLMNELISRMEHEKRGSIRFNSAAIMSLCRHGWPGNVRELANLVERMAIMHPYGVIGVVELPKKFRYVDDEDEQLVDSLRSDMEERVAINGHTPDFGSTAMLPPEGLDLKDYLGNLEQGLIQQALDDANGIVARAAERLRIRRTTLVEKMRKYGMSRKEGDEQADD, from the coding sequence ATGTGGCGTGAAACCAAAATTCTGCTGATCGATGACGATAGCGTCCGCCGCCGCGATTTAGCGGTGATTTTGAATTTTCTTGGCGAAGAAAATCTGCCCTGCGGCAGCCATGACTGGCAGCAGGTAGTCAGCTCATTGTCATCGAGCCGTGAAGTCATTTGTGTGCTGATCGGGACGGTAAACGCTCCTGGCGCTGTTTTGGGCTTGTTAAAGACACTGTCAACCTGGGATGAGTTCCTTCCGGTGTTGCTAATAGGCGATATTTCTTCTGTCGACCTGCCCGAAGACCAGCGCCGTCGTGTGCTTTCCACCCTGGAAATGCCGCCCAGCTACAGCAAATTGCTCGATTCCCTGCACCGTGCCCAGGTCTATCGCGAGATGTACGACCAGGCCCGCGAGCGCGGTCGCCACCGCGAGCCCAACCTGTTCCGCAGCCTCGTCGGCACCAGCCGCGCCATCCAGCACGTGCGCCAGATGATGCAGCAGGTGGCCGATACCGACGCCAGCGTGCTGATCCTCGGCGAGTCGGGCACCAGCAAGGAAGTGGTCGCGCGCAACCTGCACTATCACTCCAAGCGCCGCGACGGGCCTTTTGTGCCGGTCAACTGCGGAGCGATCCCGGCAGAGCTGCTTGAAAGCGAACTATTCGGTCACGAGAAGGGCGCCTTTACCGGGGCGATCACCAGCCGTGCCGGGCGTTTCGAGCTGGCCAACGGCGGCACCCTGTTCCTCGACGAAATCGGCGACATGCCGCTGCCGATGCAGGTCAAGCTGCTGCGCGTCTTGCAGGAGCGCACCTTCGAGCGCGTGGGCAGCAACAAGACCCAGAGCGTCGACGTGCGCATCATCGCCGCGACCCACAAGAACCTCGAAAGCATGATCGAGGTCGGCAGCTTCCGCGAAGACCTGTACTACCGCCTCAACGTATTCCCGATCGAGATGGCCCCGCTGCGTGAGCGCGTGGAGGACATCCCGTTGCTGATGAACGAACTGATCTCGCGCATGGAGCACGAAAAGCGCGGTTCGATCCGCTTCAACTCGGCCGCGATCATGTCCCTGTGCCGCCACGGCTGGCCGGGCAACGTCCGTGAACTGGCCAACCTGGTGGAGCGCATGGCGATCATGCATCCCTACGGTGTGATCGGCGTGGTCGAGTTGCCGAAGAAGTTCCGCTATGTCGACGACGAAGACGAGCAACTGGTCGACAGCCTGCGCAGCGACATGGAAGAACGGGTTGCCATCAACGGCCACACCCCGGACTTCGGCTCCACCGCCATGCTGCCGCCCGAAGGGCTGGACTTGAAAGACTACCTCGGTAACCTCGAGCAGGGGCTGATCCAGCAGGCCCTGGACGACGCCAACGGCATCGTCGCCCGTGCCGCCGAGCGCCTGCGCATCCGTCGAACCACCCTGGTGGAGAAGATGCGCAAGTACGGAATGAGCCGCAAAGAAGGTGATGAACAGGCAGATGATTGA
- the fliT gene encoding flagellar protein FliT codes for MSQALQRIDETREALIGALADRNWDAIGELDMGCRNVIDEVLSEAPVDEDALREKLESLLAVYQQLLEVTTGERQAIFEEMSQINQAKNASKVYHLFG; via the coding sequence ATGAGCCAAGCACTGCAACGCATTGATGAAACCCGTGAAGCGCTGATCGGCGCGCTGGCAGACCGTAACTGGGACGCCATTGGCGAGCTGGACATGGGCTGTCGCAACGTGATCGACGAGGTGCTCAGCGAAGCGCCGGTGGATGAGGATGCGTTGCGTGAAAAGCTTGAGAGCCTGTTGGCGGTATACCAGCAGTTGCTTGAGGTGACGACGGGCGAGCGCCAGGCGATTTTTGAAGAGATGTCGCAGATCAACCAAGCGAAGAACGCGTCAAAGGTTTACCATTTGTTCGGCTGA
- the fliS gene encoding flagellar export chaperone FliS, whose amino-acid sequence MNPMRALRQYQKVNSHAQISEASPHRLVQMLMEGGLDRMAQAKGALARGDIAQKGLMLGKAIDIVIGLRDGLNAEKSDNPAYVQQLESLYAYMTNRLMEANLHNDADMIDEVARLLITVKEGWDAIAAPQAATE is encoded by the coding sequence ATGAATCCCATGAGAGCCCTTCGCCAATACCAGAAGGTCAATTCCCATGCCCAGATCTCTGAAGCCAGCCCGCATCGCCTGGTGCAGATGCTGATGGAGGGCGGCCTGGACCGCATGGCCCAGGCCAAGGGTGCGCTGGCTCGTGGCGACATCGCCCAGAAGGGCCTGATGCTGGGCAAGGCCATCGATATCGTGATCGGCCTGCGCGACGGCCTGAATGCTGAAAAGAGTGACAACCCGGCTTACGTCCAGCAGTTGGAAAGTCTGTATGCGTACATGACTAACCGCCTGATGGAAGCGAACCTGCATAACGATGCCGACATGATCGACGAAGTCGCCCGTTTGCTGATTACCGTGAAAGAAGGCTGGGATGCCATCGCCGCGCCACAGGCTGCAACCGAGTAA
- the fliD gene encoding flagellar filament capping protein FliD has translation MAGSTVSGIGSNIDTQAIVTSLVNAEKVPKQTQINTASAKATTTLSSIGKVQAALDAFRSALDTMAKDSSFTGLTGSSSDEKTATMTASNTASNGSFRLVVDQLAQASKLSSKNFSGGTSTVVNATDKPTTLTISQSGKSYDLNVPAGATLQQVRDSINTQFGTSGLSANIQTDSNGSRLILTSTTMGTGSDLTLSGTSGLDVGATVVDPPKDALYSIDGVASVSKSNTITGALSGVDIKLVAASTYKTNSTVDKNVTLITVSTNNTALKSGVKGFIDTYNALITAMNAETKVTTNLDGSTTAAALTGDSTMRSLQSAIRNEFNALSGTGAFKSLAQFGVTTSSSTGLLAIDDKKWDAAVKTNGADINSMFSGKDGMLARMKSATDDFAKSTTGILATRSTSLSDTLKDLTKQQSTLDERMTLLTSSLSAKYNAMDTLVAQLRQQSTSVMTTLNALNNPKTNT, from the coding sequence ATGGCGGGTTCAACGGTAAGTGGTATCGGTTCGAACATCGATACGCAAGCGATCGTGACATCCTTGGTCAACGCCGAAAAGGTGCCCAAGCAAACGCAGATCAATACCGCGTCTGCGAAGGCGACCACCACGCTGTCTTCGATCGGCAAGGTTCAGGCCGCGCTGGATGCGTTTCGCAGTGCCTTGGACACCATGGCCAAGGACAGCAGTTTCACCGGCTTGACCGGTTCGTCCTCGGATGAAAAGACCGCGACCATGACGGCCAGCAACACGGCCTCGAACGGCAGCTTCCGGCTGGTCGTCGATCAGTTGGCCCAAGCGTCCAAGCTGTCGAGCAAGAACTTCAGCGGTGGCACCTCGACGGTAGTCAACGCGACGGACAAGCCGACGACGCTGACCATCAGTCAATCGGGCAAGTCATACGACCTCAATGTTCCCGCGGGTGCGACCCTGCAGCAGGTGCGTGACTCGATCAATACCCAGTTTGGTACTTCGGGGCTGAGCGCCAACATTCAAACCGACTCCAACGGTTCGCGATTGATCCTGACCTCTACCACCATGGGGACCGGCTCGGACCTTACACTCTCTGGCACTTCGGGCCTCGATGTGGGTGCCACGGTCGTCGATCCGCCCAAGGATGCGCTCTACAGCATCGATGGGGTTGCGTCTGTGTCCAAGTCCAACACCATCACAGGCGCTCTTAGCGGGGTGGATATCAAGCTGGTAGCTGCGTCGACTTACAAGACCAATTCCACCGTCGATAAAAACGTAACGCTCATCACCGTCAGCACCAACAACACCGCACTCAAGTCCGGGGTCAAGGGTTTCATTGATACCTACAACGCCCTGATCACTGCCATGAACGCCGAAACCAAGGTCACCACGAACCTGGACGGCAGCACTACAGCGGCAGCGTTGACCGGCGACTCGACCATGCGTTCGTTGCAGAGCGCTATCCGCAATGAGTTCAACGCGCTGTCGGGCACCGGTGCGTTCAAGTCCCTGGCGCAGTTCGGCGTGACCACCAGTTCGAGCACGGGTCTGCTGGCGATCGATGACAAGAAGTGGGACGCGGCGGTTAAAACCAACGGCGCCGACATCAACAGCATGTTCAGCGGTAAGGACGGCATGCTGGCACGGATGAAAAGCGCCACGGATGACTTTGCCAAATCCACTACCGGCATTCTGGCGACCCGCTCGACGTCCTTGTCCGACACGCTCAAGGACCTGACCAAGCAGCAGTCGACGCTGGACGAGCGCATGACCCTGCTCACCAGCAGCCTGTCGGCCAAGTACAACGCCATGGACACCCTGGTCGCCCAGTTGCGCCAGCAAAGCACCAGCGTGATGACCACGCTCAATGCCTTGAACAATCCAAAGACCAATACTTGA
- a CDS encoding flagellar protein FlaG, with the protein MDMSVKLNQSYPPVAPQSAPAKVVTDNGVKNVQATPATSQEPARADLEKAVTDIRDFVQATQRSLDFSIDDSTHRVVVKVINTDNGEVIRQIPSETALKLAQNLSSASNLLFDDKA; encoded by the coding sequence ATGGACATGAGTGTAAAGCTGAACCAGTCTTATCCGCCGGTTGCACCTCAAAGCGCACCTGCCAAGGTAGTGACTGACAACGGTGTCAAGAATGTCCAGGCAACGCCCGCGACCAGCCAAGAGCCCGCACGCGCCGACCTGGAAAAAGCAGTAACCGATATTCGTGATTTCGTTCAGGCTACCCAGCGTAGCCTGGACTTTTCCATTGATGACTCCACCCACCGCGTGGTGGTCAAGGTCATCAATACCGACAATGGTGAAGTGATTCGCCAGATTCCGTCGGAAACAGCCTTGAAGCTGGCACAGAACCTCAGCAGCGCAAGCAACTTGTTGTTTGACGACAAGGCCTGA
- a CDS encoding flagellin: MALTVNTNIASITTQGNLNKAGGALATSMQRLSSGLRINSAKDDAAGLQIANRLTSQINGLGQAVKNVNDGISIAQTAEGAMQASTDILQKMRTLALSSATGSLSPDDRKSNNDEYQALTSELTRISNTTTFGGQKLLDGSYGTKAIQVGANANETINLSLENVAANNIGSQQIKTKAIAPSATGLAGGSITVTGNGQSKAVTYAAGASAKDIASGLNGSIGGLTATASTEVKLEVGAATPSNFTLAVGNSGAVSFVGVTDLAGLADQLKSNAAKLGISVNYDEVNKSLSVKSDSGENLSFAGADANAQTNILVGAKDGAGAFATPAALGAAAIVVTGQVSLDSAKGYSLSDAGTGVSDLFSAATVSSTKTSIAQTDVTDATNAQNALAVIDKAIGTIDGVRSGLGATQNRLTTTADNLQNIQKNSTAARSTVQDVDFASETAELTKQQTLQSASTAILSQANQLPSAVLKLLQ; the protein is encoded by the coding sequence ATGGCTTTAACAGTAAACACCAACATTGCTTCGATCACTACTCAGGGCAACCTGAACAAAGCCGGCGGCGCCCTGGCCACCTCCATGCAGCGCCTGTCTTCCGGCCTGCGTATCAACAGCGCTAAAGACGACGCAGCCGGCCTGCAGATCGCTAACCGCCTGACCAGCCAAATCAACGGCCTGGGCCAAGCTGTAAAAAACGTGAACGACGGTATCTCCATCGCTCAGACCGCTGAAGGCGCGATGCAGGCTTCGACCGACATCCTGCAAAAAATGCGTACCCTGGCTCTGTCTTCCGCGACTGGTTCCCTCAGCCCTGACGACCGTAAGTCGAACAACGACGAATACCAGGCTCTGACTTCGGAACTGACCCGTATCTCCAACACCACCACTTTCGGTGGCCAGAAGCTGCTGGACGGTTCGTACGGTACCAAGGCCATTCAGGTTGGCGCCAACGCTAACGAAACCATCAACCTGAGCCTGGAAAACGTTGCAGCCAACAACATTGGTTCGCAGCAGATCAAAACCAAGGCCATCGCGCCTAGCGCAACTGGCCTGGCTGGCGGCAGCATCACAGTAACCGGCAACGGCCAAAGCAAAGCCGTTACTTATGCAGCAGGCGCGTCGGCTAAAGACATTGCTTCCGGCCTGAACGGTTCGATCGGTGGCCTGACCGCTACCGCCAGCACCGAAGTCAAGCTGGAAGTGGGTGCCGCAACCCCGTCGAACTTCACTCTGGCTGTTGGTAACAGCGGCGCTGTGAGCTTCGTAGGCGTTACCGATCTGGCTGGCCTGGCTGACCAACTGAAGTCCAACGCTGCCAAGCTGGGTATCAGTGTCAACTACGACGAAGTTAACAAGAGCCTGTCGGTTAAGTCGGATTCCGGTGAAAACCTGTCGTTCGCTGGCGCTGATGCCAACGCTCAGACGAACATCCTGGTTGGCGCGAAAGATGGCGCTGGCGCATTCGCTACCCCGGCTGCTCTGGGTGCTGCTGCAATCGTTGTTACCGGTCAAGTCTCCCTCGACTCGGCTAAAGGCTACTCCTTGAGCGACGCCGGTACCGGTGTTTCGGACTTGTTCTCGGCTGCTACCGTTTCGTCGACCAAAACCTCCATCGCCCAAACCGACGTGACCGACGCTACCAACGCTCAAAACGCCCTGGCTGTTATCGACAAGGCCATCGGCACCATCGACGGCGTTCGTTCGGGCCTGGGTGCTACCCAGAACCGTCTGACTACCACTGCAGACAACCTGCAGAACATTCAGAAGAACTCCACCGCTGCACGTTCCACCGTTCAGGACGTCGACTTCGCTTCCGAAACCGCCGAACTGACCAAGCAACAAACCCTGCAGTCGGCTTCTACCGCGATCCTGTCGCAGGCTAACCAGCTGCCATCCGCTGTACTGAAGCTGCTTCAGTAA
- a CDS encoding ketoacyl-ACP synthase III, protein MIGIKSIASYVPADGIDNYAQGAKFAKDEEFIIGKIGSAFLPRKEAAQETSDLCVEAVNALFANNPDLKRESIDALIVVTQNGDEEGLPHTAAIVQDKLGLPTHVAAFDISLGCSGYVYGIYAMKGFMEATGLKNGLLVTADPYSKIVDPEDRNTTMLFGDAATATWMGEDAPWLLGKSKFGTDGSGAPHLKVSDGVFFMNGRQVFNFALLKVPAHLHELLDESDLVADDIDAFCIHQGSAAIVDAVARRFEDAPVEKFIKDMVETGNTVSSSIPLLLEKHVMDATWKRVAISGFGVGLSWGSAILYRP, encoded by the coding sequence ATGATTGGCATAAAAAGCATCGCCAGTTACGTGCCGGCAGACGGGATCGATAACTACGCCCAGGGTGCCAAGTTCGCCAAGGATGAAGAATTCATCATCGGCAAGATCGGTTCGGCGTTCCTGCCGCGCAAGGAAGCCGCGCAGGAAACCTCCGATCTGTGTGTCGAGGCGGTCAACGCTTTGTTTGCCAACAATCCGGATTTGAAGCGCGAGTCCATCGATGCGCTGATCGTCGTCACCCAGAACGGCGATGAAGAGGGTTTGCCCCATACGGCCGCGATCGTCCAGGACAAACTCGGCCTGCCCACCCACGTGGCGGCGTTTGATATTTCCCTGGGCTGCTCCGGCTACGTCTACGGCATCTACGCGATGAAGGGCTTCATGGAAGCCACCGGCCTGAAAAACGGCCTGTTGGTCACCGCCGACCCGTATTCGAAGATCGTCGACCCGGAAGACCGCAACACCACCATGCTGTTCGGCGATGCCGCCACCGCCACCTGGATGGGCGAAGACGCGCCGTGGTTGCTGGGCAAGTCCAAGTTCGGCACGGACGGTTCCGGCGCACCGCATCTCAAGGTCAGCGATGGCGTGTTCTTCATGAACGGTCGCCAGGTGTTCAACTTCGCCTTGCTCAAGGTGCCCGCGCATTTGCACGAGCTGCTCGACGAGTCGGACCTTGTGGCCGATGACATCGATGCGTTCTGCATTCACCAGGGCAGTGCGGCGATTGTCGACGCCGTGGCCCGGCGTTTCGAAGACGCGCCGGTGGAGAAGTTCATCAAGGACATGGTCGAGACCGGCAACACCGTGTCGTCGAGCATTCCGTTGCTGCTGGAAAAGCATGTGATGGACGCCACCTGGAAGCGCGTGGCAATCAGCGGTTTTGGCGTGGGCCTGTCGTGGGGATCGGCGATTCTCTATCGTCCGTGA